The sequence TCCCTTTCACACACCCAGATGAGTTCACAAGCAGGTATGAAGCACCCAAACTCAGAGAGAGAATGTTCCATTTCTCATCAGAATCCATAGCCAAACTCAAAGCCAAGGCCAATGCAGAGAACAACACAAACAGAATCTCATCCTTCCAATCCTTGTCGGCACTTGTCTGGAGATGCATAACTCGTGTACGCCGTCTTCCACACGACCAGACAACCCATTGCAGGATGGCCACCAATAACAGAACTAGAATCGATCCACCCTTTTCTCCTGACTACTTTGGGAACTCGATTCATGTGGTGGCAGGAGTAGCCACAGCCGGGGAATTGCTTGAGCAGAGTCTTGGGTGGGCGGCATGGCAGTTGAACCAGGCCGTGGCTAACCACTCTGACAAGATCGTGCGTGGATGGCTCGACGCCTGGCTGCAGTCTCCGACTGTTTATCAACTTAATCGGCTATTTGACCGTTACAGCGTGATGATGGGGAGTTCACCCAGATTCAACATGTACGGGAATGAATTTGGAATGGGGAAAGCATTGGCACTTCGCAGTGGATATGCAAACAAGTTTGATGGGAAAGTTTCAGCATACCCGGGATATGAGGGAGGAGGAAGCGTAGATTTGGAGTTTTGCCTTCCACCAGATTCAATGAGAGCTCTGGAATCTGATGAGGAATTCATGGAGGCTGTCACTCTTTCCAATCGGCTGCACTAATATTTGCAAAGCTTTTCCCTGGATCTGACCTTTCCAAATCTATGGACTGCAAGAAAAGCAAGCAATAGCATGTTTGTAGGGTGCCAAAACAGTGCCATGATTCTTAGGAAATCAACAGTTATGTTTGTTGCACGATTGGTAATATTAACAGTGACATGATgttagagtaatgttattctTAATCTCGTAATATGCatcaatatttgaaaatttttatttaatttttcaattatctgtttataatttggaaaatactattttaccTCCCAAAGTGTACCGCTCTATtgggaaaatttttttattttttatttttttttacttagtaattttaaatatattggtgtatttttttattttttaaaaatatttaaatctattaaaaaatgtgaatgaaaaaataaaaataaaaactaaaaaataacatgCGGTCAAGTGAAGCGGGCTAAAAGGACAATAAATGATGAAAGAACGATGGCTAAAaggacaataaataataatttcatacgTGTTTTGAGTGAATAATATATAGCAGGTACTGATCTaccatgctaaaaattaaagaacCACTCTTATAAAACCTAGACTCTCAATTTATTCGTCATTAGTACAGAACAAATAGTCTGAACTGCGAGCATTAGTAGTGAATTAGGCATAGTTAAAATTTAGCCAACATTTGGCTAGCTTGTTGAAAATGCATCCACATCAAACTCAATCTATCTactgtaattttaactttcatttagtAGCCAACCCACCTCTTGGGCACTTAGAACATTAGTAGTGGGCTCAATAAACTTTAactaaaatttgattaagaaattcacttttataaatttaactagtcatttttcaaaactatcAAATAACAGCTCAACAaattttttactattctattaaaatattgattttgaactgtttatttatttttattctaattgtaatttattcttgtaaatttttttattttaattctagtggatattctttatttattttacttataaatttttgttacttGGAAAACTAATAAGAATTTTACCTCTGGTGTATATTCTATTGTATTCGTTGAGCTAGTAAGTGTTGCAAAATTAAGAATCGTAgttaagattttaatatatatatatatatatatatatagaaaatttatcttgaaagtttatatttaaaaagtcATCACGGTAGCCTAGGGGAGAAGCAAGCAGCGAAAAATAATGCATTTCTATTTGCGCAGGAGAGAAGCAAGCAGCAGAAACAAATGGATTGAATTCATTTGAGTTCTTACACAACTTAAGTTaaagtgaataaaattattgagaaaatgttatattttatagtggAAGAATATAACCGTTAGCGAAATATAGTCgttaaaaatatatctgttaaaaaaatatgactgTTGTAAAAAAGAGaccgttaaaaaattatatctgttGGAATAATATGAACGTTAGGTAATTAATGTGTAATTTTTTAGtaacgaataaatatttcaaatatcattagaattaaaataaatgaaaagatcaaaatcaatattttaatagaatagtgatagatttagagaatttttttatttgacgttgttgaaaaatgattagttaaattataaaaaatgaattttctaatcaaattttggctaaaGAATGACTAAATTACTACTAATATTCTAATATGATGGAAGATTTCTCTGCAAAAAATGTTGCTAAAGGGTGTAGCAAAGGTGTATACAGATAGAAGTTCCATTCCTGAGGAGGCCAAAGAAGGTATACTAACTTTAAAGAAAGATGGGTGTCCATTACTGAGATGGACATAACGAAGACATGCATTTTGTCTTCATTATGCCCTCTTTTTCAGCCGATAAATGAGAATTGATTAGTCTTTGGGGAAAAAAGAGAGTTGCAACTATACACAACCCTTGTCCTATAGCCATTCAAGCACTTGTGTCGCCAAcgacatttttaaatttttcaggAGTAGTATTATATGTACTTGCAATTTTAcgtgtaaattttattttattattttttttttgtaaattcaaattttgaattttaaattttataattttcagcatatcaataactgatatgtagataaataaattttttataagtttttcttaagtaccgTTTGTAGTTTTCATTCTTCAGATGTGTTCTATTCATTTGACTATTTGATAAGATATCCCATGATCTATctagtttcatttttctcatggTAATTGATGGAAAATCATTAGATATTGTTTAAGTATGTATTTaaatactttcattttatttaaaatgtcaTGTCACTAAAAGTGCTTATGtaagtattaattttatttgcaTGATATATTGTATCTGAAACAGAGTATTCGATTTATATATGCTCTACCAAAGACTTTAAAGCTAAAAACAATCTTGATTTGCGCTCAACTTATTTAGCTCAATATGGtgataattttcaattattttctcattttttttattttaatattaaatagatttttattttaataatgagaACAAACGAGTTTATTATAAAAGAGAAAGTGATAGATCATGTATAAATAGGAAGTTAGCaactcctttgttttttttttttttaagagaaatgttatatTTCACGGCCACTATTTGCTCTCATATTCtatatttacagttttttttataaggtgtgaggatattttttataaagtgtaagGTATGGgataataaatagtgactaatgaaaaaaattatttatttttttatttatagaaatctACCCTAACTGACAAGAAGAGAGAACTTTTTCTGGGCCAACCTTTAGTGAGTTCTTGGCCCACTTACCATTtctgaagaaatgaaagaaggTCATTGATCTATTATTGGACAATCCAATAAGATCTATTAAGCCCATTTGAGTATAGGTTGATAATAAATTATGAAGCTCCCCCATTCAAGCGTGTAATGGGCGATCCAACTCCctctatagaaaaatattaattgtatttaaaaattttactttttcacgtgttagttattgatatattaaaagttataaaatttaaaatttgaattttaaaaaaaaactaataaaatgaatcttGTACGTAAAATTGTAAACACATGTAACACTATTCTTCTTCTAAATTTAGGTTTTAATCATTAGCAagagaaaattcaaattaagttaaaaataaatataaaattaataattttctcaatttaatttaacattGATGGTTGACGATTAATGATGATAGTAGTTAAATTTCTTAGAAGTACCCTATGAGAAAAGaagtgataattttaaatgcGTTTTCactaaattatttaatgatacaTTTATTAGGTTTTACAATATGATAACCATTCCATactgagaatataatttttttttttaaatcagaaCATTGCTTATAGCTTTATTCAACTGATTCAATGTAATGTTCATTACAATGTTTCTCTTTCATCACCGAGCTTAGGATTTATCTAGGAAAATCCTCAATCCAAACTCTTTCTTCCAACACATTTGTTGAGTTTGGCTTGATTTCCTATTGTAAATGCCATTCTTGAGACTTGGCTTGACTATTGCTTGACCTTGGCTCAATTGTGGCTCGACCCTGACTCAAGCAACCTTAGTTCGACACTTTGGTCGACAGTCCACTCAAGTGAAGCTTCAAACAGAGAGTTCGTTGGATACTCATTTGACAGTCCGCTTGAGCGGGAGGCCAACCCGTGAGTTTACTTGACATTCGCTCGAGAGTCCGCTTGAGTGGGATGCCAACCCtaacattcgctcgacactcgctcaaGCGAATGTTCGAAAGTTAGTGTCCACCGTTTCAGTATAAATAGAAAACGACGtttgtttttttagaatttactTCATTTTTTAGGTAGAagcatttgagagagagagagaaattctttgtaaataatttttgtgattaaatctcttgtactccatttttgttgatagtgaatttATTAAGACCGAACCCGCCAATAGACGTAGGCTCACATTGAGTCGAATTACTTAAATCTTGATGTTTTGTGTGTGattgtcattatttttcttttatttatttctgcTGCGATACTTTAAATTTAGCATTTGATAACCGgtttatt comes from Juglans microcarpa x Juglans regia isolate MS1-56 chromosome 8S, Jm3101_v1.0, whole genome shotgun sequence and encodes:
- the LOC121244021 gene encoding uncharacterized acetyltransferase At3g50280-like, encoding MSNPPRVRHISECFIKPEYASEESKQPLYLTPWDLAMLSVNYIQKGLFYNKPPASDDQDQAFVKTLLDRLKSSLALALVHFYPLSGRLVTQKNENPPSCLVFVDCNNSPGAKFIHAALDMKIADVLSPIDVPSVVQSLFDHDRAINHDGHTMALLSIQMTELKDGIFIGCSINHSIADGTSYWHFFNSWSEIFQADGNNVSLSRPPIHKRWFPDGYGPIINLPFTHPDEFTSRYEAPKLRERMFHFSSESIAKLKAKANAENNTNRISSFQSLSALVWRCITRVRRLPHDQTTHCRMATNNRTRIDPPFSPDYFGNSIHVVAGVATAGELLEQSLGWAAWQLNQAVANHSDKIVRGWLDAWLQSPTVYQLNRLFDRYSVMMGSSPRFNMYGNEFGMGKALALRSGYANKFDGKVSAYPGYEGGGSVDLEFCLPPDSMRALESDEEFMEAVTLSNRLH